ATCGGGAGCGAACCTGACGATCATGAGCAGTTCGCCGCGGGACTCCAGAAGGTAGCGAGCACGAACGAAACCGTCACGACTGGTGTCCCTGGGCACGCAGCGGCGTAACGTCGAGGAGAGCGATACTCCCCGCAGCGGCTCGTCCCCGTCCTGGAAGAAGGTCGGCGCGCTCGCGAGGATGTGCTCCTCGTCGGTGAGAAAATGGAAGAACCCATCATCGCGGTACACGACGTCCTCCACATGTTCCGTCATGTAGAGAGGCTTGGTGTCGAAGGCCACCCCATCACCGATGCGCCAGAACGCGCAGCGGCGCTGGCGAGGTCCGTCGACGTCCCGCTGATAGGTGAcgatgccggcggcgaggcagccTGGGACATCGGGCGCGGacgagagggcggcggcgaggatgaccATGCTGTGGACGTGCTGGACCGACGGTTGGTAGCGGGGGCAGACCACGTCGGGGAGCAAGTGGATGTGCCGCCCTCCTCCCTGGAGGAGGCCCatgaggcggtggcggcgactcTGCTTGGCGAGGAAGAGGTAGCCGCCGTCGCACGAGCCGAGGTAGCGCAGGCCGAACGGGTCGTCGTACCCCTCGTGGATGCTGCAGCCGCTAAGGATGCAGGATACGCGAGTGAAGTCGTCGGACGGCAGGAGGAgccgcgggagcggcggcggcgggggcggagaaGCTGCGAGCCCCGCGCGCCATGAGCGGCACACGAAGGCCATGTGGGCGCGGTCCCATTCGCACGGGACGCGGCGGGCGATCTCGGACACTTGATCGGGTGAGAGATTCGCCCAGGGCGAGGGCGCAGCCATGGTGAGGAGGGTTTGGGAGTGGCTGGTGGACGAATTGGGGAAGGCGAGGCGACGAGGAAGACGTTGGGGGTGACCGGGTGGTTGCGGGATTGGATTTTCTCCCCCCTTTTATTCTGGACGCCGCCGGGGGGCAGAGGAGCGTCGTCCGTCCTCGCtggcaggagcggcggccgtTTTCTCTTGGGCCGTTTAGATTGGGCCGAAGCTGGAGCCCATATCGGtggtcacaactcacaagcaTACGGAGTTTCTACCTGTCCATCACGTGATTATATCTGTGTTATTTTTGTTAGCAAATAATTTGAAAACAAGATTCAACACGAGACACGATTTTTTCGTGAAAAATCTTTGCGGAAAAAACTACAGGCGCCAATCAGCGATTTTCACTATAATGAGAGAGTTACAACGCAGGGAATACAATGAGTCGTGCAACCCCTTCCCGTGCGGCTTACAAGATGTTATATATGGTGGACTGAATTGACTGTAGTCAAACATAGAAACAAAATCTACTAATCACATAACCCGAACCGTGGGCCCTTCAGACGTCCCCACAAAACACACGTTATAATTCGGATCACATCTAACAATTTTCACTCAGTTCTCTAAAATGGGTAGCGTTCAGCATACTGGAGATAAGATCGTGGAAAGGAAGATTGGAAATACAAAATTCCCTTCAATATTCCGTGCTGAAACATGAGCTGCAGTAgcgtaaattcaaaggtgaaaTTGGCAGGCGTGTGGCCATGTCTTGATTTGCATCGGCTGGAGTGGAATGGACGCCGCAGCAATGCAGCGAGAGGAATCTCGTGTTGAAACATGAAAGACGCCTCGGCGGCCTTTTGGATCCAGAGCGCCGAGACAAAATGCGCTTTAAATTGCCCAAAATAAAAGGGAAACCTGAGCGCTGGTGAATCGAGTTCAGCAAGGCAAGCTCTTGGAGCTAGAGCTCGCAACGAGCAGCTTAACATTTGTCAGGTCCACGGACGCCGTGGCCCTCCTTAGTATAGACTTCATGTTCCTATCGAGGCTCTGCTTCACTATCTTGTCCACGGTGTCCCAGCAATCCGTCgcctcctggccgccgccgccgccgccgccgccgccgacgtcgccgtcgccgtcgccgtcgccgtggcacgACGCGCCCTCCATGCGCGGCCCCGAATGCGCCCTGATCCTGCTCTGCCCTTCCTCCTTGAACCACTGCAGGACCTTGGCCGCCCTCCTCTGCGCGAGCGGGCTCCCGAGCAGCGAGACCTCCAGGAGCGCCTGCACGGCGCCGAGCTGGCGCATCTGCCGCCGCAGCGCCCGGCTGCCGTGCGCGAGCACCATCACCAGGTACGCCGCGTGCTCCTGGCACCGCGTGCTCCCGTGCCACGTCATGGCCTCCAAGAGAGCCCTGGGCGCCGCCTCGTGCTCCTCCATCGCCTTCttccccgccgcgctcgccgccgccagctccccgAGGATGGAAAGCGCAGCCTCCGACGTTTCCTTGTCCAGGACGAGAGGCAGGAGCGCGCGCACGGCGCCGCTGGAGACCACGTCCCGGACGTGCTCGAGCTTGGTCGAGAGGTTGCGGAGAGCGGCCAGGCACGGCAGCTTCGCGTCGGCCGGGACGTGGTCGGCGCTGAGGGTGGCGACGAGGAACGGGAGGAGCTCGGAGGCGGAGAGGGGAAAGTCGGTGTTGGCCAACGACGAGATGGAGAGGACCAGCAGCGCGAGCTGGTGGCTTCTTGCCAGGTCCTTGTCGTCCATGAGCTGCGGCAGCTTCTTGAGCAGGCCGGCCTTGACAATGTGCACCTTATTCCTGAAACAAAAAGCGGATCccatcagatttttttttttttgaaaagatatcAGAACTTCAGTAGATAGCTAACAGATGCGCCGTAACAAACTCGAATGGGAGATTCAGAGAACGGCTGCAAATTTCCAATCACCTAAAACTGCAGTACTACTAGTATATTACATACAGCTCGAGAAACAAAAAAACAGTGATACAGGATCCATTCGTTCTGAACTCGTGAACTGTTGGGTGCAATCGAGCAGCTAAAGGATTACGGATAGCAAAGCTCCAGTCAGTTAGCCTCGTTGGAGCAAGCGTTGTTGCTTCTAGGAGCATGCGCACGGGCACTTGGATTTTACTCCATGGATTCATGCGTCACGGTCTATTGGATTACACGTCTGTTCTATGTGCTTCACGGGTGCAATTGACCTATGGAGCAATCAGCATTGTGGTGGCTATCAGTTTCATTCCATTGTCGACATTGGTGGCCGATCCAACACCAACAGCATGTTGTACAGGCAACCCAGCAAGGCAGCAACTGAGTGCAAGTCCACATCAAAACCTGTAAAAACTGGGTACGTCCAATTCTCAGCACGTGATCGATGATGCCTATCAGCAATGCGTGAAGCAAGAAAAAAAGTGCAAATGACTTTCTAATAATTCTTCTCGTCTACAAGGTTGAACAAGCGAGCCACATGGTTAGGTGCATTCAGGTAAGGTTTCTCTGCAGAAATGCGAAAGGTCGGATGGCACTACGATAATACAAGTTCGGTAGCATCCGAAGTCAAATAGCCGGCAAAGTTGCCGGCGATGCACCTGCTCAAGGTTATTGTATGCCTTAATTGGCTGAAATCTTTGAGTCGGGTAAAGCGCTGACATTTTGGCGCGAGGGGAGTAGCAGAAGTTGGCCAGTGCGCACCTAATGGCTGTGGAAAGCAGGAACATATGTGGGCGTGCGTGGTCTTCTGCAAGGACTTCAACAAATGTTGCTCAAAAGTTCAGAACAGTTTGAGAGGATTCGTCAGAGCAAGGCCGTGCAAGGGACATATCTGTGTTTCAGTTTTCAATCCTTTGATATGAAGTTGTGCCTGTCAGCATCATGCTACAGAGCAGACCAGATAGGTGCAAATGAAATAACCCAGAGTTTCGGAGTGACCAACAGCTTGATGAACACAACTAGTATTCCGCAAGAAGGACAATTTTCTGGAGGACGAGCAGCTCAGGACATGAGCCGCCAACTACTCCAATGAGTCCAATCTAAAATTCGAACTATATAGGTGGGCCCGAATTCCAATCAAAGCAATGATGTTTGAAAAAGCAGAACACTCCATATACTAGAACAGAAACTATAACAACAGCTCTGAAAGACTTGTGCAAACATGGACATCGCTACTTTTGACTGAATTCTCCCAAATCTCATGACGAAGGCGATACTAAATACTTACACCATCGATTGTGTTTTCTTTCCAAGAAGAAAATCCTATGAGCTCTGAAAATCCGAGTCTTAACAGCATAGCTAGAATAGCACGAGCACGAGCAGAATCGAAGAACAGCACGCATGCAAACAGCCAACAGGCCCCTCGCAACACCCAGAGACCCCACTGACCTGTGCGTCCCTCTGGCGAGCTCCAGcagcgcccccgccgcggccagcCGCGCGCCCGTGCCGCCCCGCGCGTCGGCCAGCATGGCCACGAGCGGCGGCACGACGCCGAGCTCCGGCAGCAGCCGCTTCCTTCGCTCGTCCGACCGCGCCAGCGCCGCGACCTCCCCCGCGGCCTCCCGCTTCTCCTCCGGCGCGCCGAAGCTGAGCCGCCTCACCGCGgcccgcatcgccgccgccgcgccgccgtccgccgcccccaTGCCGATCGACAGACGATGCGCGCCTACCGCTAGCAGCCTAGCTCTAGCATagcgcggtggaggtggagccgGTGCATGCGCACGTACGATGCCGAGGTGGTGGTGTGCGTCTTCGCGGCGGCAACGCCGAGGCGGGCAGTTGGGTTGGGGACTTGGGTCGCGGGTTCTCCCGGGCCCGGCTCgtcacggcacggcacggcgcggcgcgggcgttTTGTGGGGAAAGTGGCCTGGATTTCGTGGTTTCGTTTGGTTCTCGGCTGGCGTGTGGAGCACTTTGGGGTGCGGGAGTCTTGACGTGGTGGTGGTACTGGTACAGTGGTACCCTACGGCACCGTGGCACCACCACCGGCCGGCCGGGAAAGCTGCAAAGGCTTTTGAGttgggggccggccggccggtttgCCGCCTCGACCGGTATCGGGCCCTCctcttgtgagttgtgaccaCGGGCTCGTCCGCCCGCCGTTATCACGTATATGCAGGACTGCAGGACTGCTTTCGGGGGAAAAAGGATATGAATCGAGCAAGTACATGTGATCGGAGTACCATGTGGCCTATTAGGACTCTTTCTTTTAGCAGGTTCAGTGGTAACGAATGCATATATGCCAATCTTCCCATAAAAAACACAGACATTCTGATCATTGAACCAAGGTCGAGATTGTCCACCAAAAAACATAACTTTTTCAATGTAACTTATGCTCTTGCAAGTTCGACGAAGCCTTTCCTCACCCGGCGCACAATAATATTTTTGATTCGATCTAGTCCTATAATACCATTTTTCATCTGCATGGATCACATTGTACATATGTTTAAAGACCGTCTGGTGAGGAATTGTACTTGGTTCTAACATGGCGTATACTGCTCGCTTTGTATCATCACTGTATTGCTTCCTTTTTCTAATACTTGTACCTGTGAAATAAAATAGGCCATCAACTGCAATGAACACCATCCTTTGTCATTCAAACTTAAAAGACCAAAAATTATTACTGTGATAATCTTACCAGAGCTGCTACCTAGACCAATATTAGTACCAAGGTCCTCAAATATGTCATCAGTACCATCATCTAAATCTGTACAGTAAGGCAATACAACAGGAAAAGACATTGCATTCAGATCAGGCAGGCAGTACTGATCCCTGGCAATAGTGTAAAAGATTCAAGGCATTACCAGGCATTGCATTCAGATCAGGCAGTACTGATCCCTGGCCACTGTGGCGTCCATCTCCACCAGCATCAGGAGCTCGTTCATCTTCTCCAGCGCCCTCTTCAAGATCATTTTCAGACCCTGGAACATTGAGATCGATTCCAAGAACTGGGTGTGGATCTGCCATGGCTAATTGGAGCTGAAGAAAGGGAGTGGCGATGGGAACAGGATAGCTCGGCAGGCCTATTTATACACTTGAATTCCATTTGCTTTTGCGCGGTTTGAAATTAAAACTCTAGATGAAATTCAAAGTTTCGGTCAGATTTGAGGTACCGTGAGAAGGTATGAGCGCGCGGTTGGGGAAGTATTTGGCGAGGGGAAAAATAGGCGCCGCGGTTGTGGGCTTGGGTTTGGATTTGGCGAGGGAAAATTTGATCTGTTATGGCGCGAACTGTTGGGAAAGATTTTGGCGAGAGAAAAAATAGCGCAGTTGTTGTTGTCGAGAATCGAAGCGACGATGCTGCCGGGCGTACGTGGGGAACCAGCGACGAGACTGCGACGTGGCTGGTTCGACGTATCTGCCTTGGTCTCTGGGCTCCCCCTCCGTGCGCCTAACAAACGAGGTAGGAGGGAGTAGTacttgtgtgtgtgagtgtgtctTCCTGGCCTGAAACTGCCTAACTCTTCTAGGATGAATTTCTTTCGTCATTGCGTGACAAAAACATGATCTGACAGTCAGAACTACACAGATATCGGATCATTTTGGGGGAATCAGCTGGTGTTGCCCGAAGTCTGGCTGCGTGATCGTTTCCTTCTGTACGTACGGGTTCGTGTGAGTATAAATATGCATGGGAAAAGGCTTTCCTGGTCTAGGTTTGGCACTGATGTGGACGAAGTGACGAGCTCACTTTTGAATTTTGGGTACTGCATCGGTAAGTTTCTGCTGCTTGATCAGCAAATTCAGTTTCGGATGATGCAATCCTTTGTACATCAGCAAAATCACTCTTGAATTCCAAACTCTAGATTTGCCTAGGGAGTATACGGACGGGGACCCACATGATCGATCGGGACAAATATTTTGCTGAGCTTTGGGCGGCTAGCTCGTGCACAAGCTCGTTCGATCCCAAAGGTGATTGAGTGGCGGCGGCATGCATGGTGGGTCGTCTGCCTCGGATAGAAATGGTGGAGCATTACAGAAAGCGTTGGAGATCTATCCACACCCCCACACACTCCATTGGTGGTGTGCTCGGAGCCTCGGACAGCGACTAAGCCCATTATCCCCGTTGCTACGTCCTGTACTACGGACTACGGCGATGTGTAAAAACTACCACTCAGAGATTGTTGAATAGAACTACACGGTTCAgatttcttttcccctttcgaTGCTGATCATGCTGCACCGCTCAAATTCCTTCTCTTCTTTAGTCCTTACCCTAGCCCGAGTTCATTTCGGCCCAGCCCAAATTGGATTTAGCGTCACTGGTTCCGAATTCTTATATTTCTAAGCCTGCCCCGACGCTTGGCCCATTGGGCTGCACGCAGGAGTGCAGGACGCTATCTGCTGTCGCAGCCACGTCACCAGATCAGACGGAGCCGCGTCGTTTTCGGCGCTGATTCGGCTGCTGCACACGCATATCTCGTGATGTGCTGCTCAATCTTATCTTATTCATATCAGTCGATGCGTTAAGCCACCAAGAGCAtggttaaaaataaaataaatgcttaattcatattttagtctttttatttgtctacaaaatattatttaattcatattatatatatatattttttctattcACCCTCACATTTACTCCTACTTGAATTCACCTCAGCCTACAAGCTCGTGCTCAGTTTGTTACTTGCATAGTCAAGCTATCATCTCTCCTCCACGCTAGCAAAAGTGACAACTAGCTTAACTATAAGCGTGTTATTGTCCCTGCTCTAatccataaaaaaataatagtaCTCCCAATCAACAGCCTCACCAACAAGCTAAAAAAAAGATGCAAAATGCGGCAAGTAATCCCGAGCAAGATGAACAACGCCGCCTTATGTTTATCGCACGATCTCACTCGAAAGGCAGGCCCAGAAAGGAAGCGGCTTGCGCGCGTCTCCCGCTCTCGGCAGTCGGCAGTCGGCAGTCGGCACGGCATGGGTGCGTACAAGAGCGCCGGGAGCCCGGGACGTTAAGAAAGGACGCCGCGTGCTgagccgcggccgcgcggcgcgctCGCGCATCTCCAGGCCAGGCGCATcctgccaagactcgcgtaggcCCCGGCGGCGCGCACGTGAGTGGTGGCACGCTGTTAGCGCCGCGGCCGGGCTGGTGTCAGTGTGTCACAGCCGGCGACGGCCTCCTCACACGGCTGGCTTTAGCCGTGTAATATAAACCCACCGGGATTAGCCCTGACCCGCTCTCCCCACCAACCACTCGCCACCCCGCCGCGCGCCATCTCCCCTGCGGCTGCGACCTGCGACTACGAGACATGGCGGCGCAAACTTCGGCGGCCTCCACCCTTGCCTTCGGGCGCcacaaaaccctagccgccgccgccgccgcggggcccaAACCCCTGCCGGCCCCGGGCTCCGTCTCCTTCCCGGCCGCCCAGCCGGCGTGCCTCCTCTCCgcgtccgccgcccgccgccgggatGTCGCCGCCATGgtctcggcgccgccggccgtcggcaCCGCCATGCCGTCGCTCGACTTCGAGACCTCCGTCTTCAGGAAGGAGAAGGTCTCGCTCGCCGGCCACGAGGAGGTGCGCTCCCAGTTACCATCGTCTTTGTTATCCGGTGCGGCGGGGAATCTCTCTGTTCTGTTACGTGCTGTTCAATCCGTGTCCAATTTTTGTGGCGCAGTATATTGTCAGGGGCGGGAGGAACCTGTTCCCGCTGCTCCCGGAGGCGTTCAAGGGGGTAAAGCAGATCGGAGTGATTGGATGGGGCTCGCAGGTTCGACACAGATGCCACCTTGTGTTGGATACTCATAAGTCATAAACACTTTTCGCTTCCGCAATCATGTAGATGGTCAGTTGTGTATGTTCAGAATATCTAGCCATGACTGTGTACTGAGATTCTATATGCTTGATTCGGCAAATCAATGTGGTCATATGTACTAGTTGGCACCTAATTCACATGGATTTCTACTGGCAAGGAAATCACTTCCAATTACATGTCTGTGTTCTGGCTCTTAACAGATCGATGTTCGTTTTGCAGGGTCCTGCACAAGCTCAGAACCTGAGAGATTCACTGGCCGAAGCAAAGTCAGACATTGTTGTGAAGGTTAGTTTAGTCCTTCACTTGAGGAGTATATCTCACTATCTCAGCCCTGGTACATGGGGTATCTTCTGATACGGAAATCACGTTGACTGAACTATCTTTACATTTTGGGTTTACAAAACACAATACACTGTTAACTTGGAGTGGGGCTTCACTGAAGTATCCAGTTTCTAATTTTATATTCCTTTGAACTATTTTCTTTTAATTGTTAACTTGGAGCGGAGGCAGTGTACCATTCTTTATTCTGTGCAACTTGGACATGACAATTATGAT
The nucleotide sequence above comes from Panicum virgatum strain AP13 chromosome 3K, P.virgatum_v5, whole genome shotgun sequence. Encoded proteins:
- the LOC120701243 gene encoding uncharacterized protein LOC120701243, with protein sequence MAAPSPWANLSPDQVSEIARRVPCEWDRAHMAFVCRSWRAGLAASPPPPPPLPRLLLPSDDFTRVSCILSGCSIHEGYDDPFGLRYLGSCDGGYLFLAKQSRRHRLMGLLQGGGRHIHLLPDVVCPRYQPSVQHVHSMVILAAALSSAPDVPGCLAAGIVTYQRDVDGPRQRRCAFWRIGDGVAFDTKPLYMTEHVEDVVYRDDGFFHFLTDEEHILASAPTFFQDGDEPLRGVSLSSTLRRCVPRDTSRDGFVRARYLLESRGELLMIVRFAPDPDSPTSGFKVFSRIGPLALEDDGSGAMVGHPYIWNELDSLGGRMLFVGRGCSRSYETADYPGFKDGIYFSDDRSFYDEQIMFRGVDERQYPCSDTGKWTQGPPPNVERFFPEQGPSNHSSPAWLLP
- the LOC120697777 gene encoding U-box domain-containing protein 13-like, giving the protein MGAADGGAAAAMRAAVRRLSFGAPEEKREAAGEVAALARSDERRKRLLPELGVVPPLVAMLADARGGTGARLAAAGALLELARGTHRNKVHIVKAGLLKKLPQLMDDKDLARSHQLALLVLSISSLANTDFPLSASELLPFLVATLSADHVPADAKLPCLAALRNLSTKLEHVRDVVSSGAVRALLPLVLDKETSEAALSILGELAAASAAGKKAMEEHEAAPRALLEAMTWHGSTRCQEHAAYLVMVLAHGSRALRRQMRQLGAVQALLEVSLLGSPLAQRRAAKVLQWFKEEGQSRIRAHSGPRMEGASCHGDGDGDGDVGGGGGGGGGQEATDCWDTVDKIVKQSLDRNMKSILRRATASVDLTNVKLLVASSSSKSLPC